The Rosa chinensis cultivar Old Blush chromosome 7, RchiOBHm-V2, whole genome shotgun sequence DNA segment TCTCGGTTGTCCTTCGATAACAATAATTTTGGAGGAACGTTGCCCACATCAGTATTCAATCTCTCAGCCAATCTCTTAGGCCTTTCACTTGGAGGAAACCACCTACAGGGAAGCATCCCACCTGGGTTAGGGAAtcttgtgaacttgttagcacTGAGTATGGAGGCAAACAACTTCACAGGTAGCATCCCCACAGATATTGGGAAAGCTTCAAGGCTTGTGGAAATTTATCTTCATGGCAACAAATTATCAGGGAGCATTCCATCTTCTCTTGGAAATTTAACAAAGTTAAACATTCTCTACTTGCAAGGAAATAATCTCAATGGCAGCATCCCTTCAATCCTAGGAGAATGTCACGAGTTGATAGAGTTGGATCTTTCCCAAAATAACTTAGAGCAAAGAATACCTCAGCAATTACTTATTGGTCTTCTCTTTTTATCAATTTCTTTAAACTTGTCAACAAACCACTTTACTGGTTCCCTTCCCGTTGAGATTGGAAAGTTGAAGAATCTAGCTGCACTCGACGTTTCTGACAACATGTTATCAGGACAACTTCCTAGTAGCCTCGGTAGTTGTGAGAGTTTGGACGTCCTACACTTGCAAGGCAACTTCTTAGAAGGGCTCATTCCTTCATCTATGAAGGAATTGAGAGGGATTCGAGATTTAGACCTTTCCCTCAACAACTTGTCAGGAGATGTTCCACAGTTCTTCGAGGGCTTTGGAAGTTTGGTAAATCTGAACCTATCCTTCAATCAATTTTCGGGAGCAGTACCAACTGGTGGTGTTTTTAAGACTGCAAGTGCCACTTCAGTTGTTGGAAACGCTAGACTTTGCGGCGGTATTGCTAATCTTCGACTTCCTGTATGCAAGTCTAATGGAGGAGGATTGTCTCGTAGAATGAAAGTAATGATCTCTTTAGTCTCCGGATTCACTCTTTTCGGATTGACTATAGTGctgtcttttttctttcttcgtaagaaaaggaaagaaactaAATTAAGCACTTTGGGGAACCCTGTTTTGCAAGTTTCATATGCTACACTCCTCAAAGCTACTGACGGGTTCtcttcagctaatttgattggTGTGGGTGCTTTTGGGTCTGTGTACAAAGGAATTCTTGCTGATGATAGAGTTGTTGTCGCTGTGAAGGTGCTTAACATGTTACACCGGGGAGCATCTAAGAGTTTCATGGCGGAATGTGAGGCGTTGAGAAATATTAGACATCGAAATCTGATCAAGATCTTAACTGCATGTTCAAGTATTGATTCGGAGGCAATGATTTCATGGCTCTTGtttacgagttcatggacaACGGGAGCTTGGAGGAGTGGTTGCATCCATCAACTGGATCTGGAGAGGTAACAGAAGCACCCAAAATTTTAAGTCTTATTCAGAGGATCGACATTGCAATTGATGTTGCTAGTGCATTGGATTATCTTCACAACCATTGTGAAACACCGATCATTCATTGTGATGTCAAGCCAAGTAATGTTCTCTTGGATGGTGACCTGACTGGACGTGTTTCTGACTTTGGGCTGTCAAAGTTTCTCTCAGAACCAACCATGAGTGTTTCTGGAAATCAATCGAGCTCTATTGGACTTAGAGGATCAATTGGTCATGCTGCACCAGGTAATGTTTCTCTTACCCTGTTTTGCTgtaaaatatttcaaaaatAATCAGATGTATTTGATTTATGCACAGATGTAGTGACAAATATTTGTGATATTGTTTGAATTGTAGAGTATGGTATGGGAAGTGAGGTATCAACACATGGGGATGTCTACAGCTTTGGCATTCTCTTGTTAGAAATGTTTACAGGAAAGAGACCCACTGATCACATGTTCAATGACGGCTTGAATCTTCATAATTATGTGAAGACAGCTCTCCCTGAACTTGTCTCCGAGATTTCAATATCACTAGTTCTTCAAGAAGGCACCACCAATGTCGCTGAAGCTCACAGGCATAGCCGATTGAGTGTGAGAGCACAAAAAATTGAAGAGTGCTTGACTTTGATACTTGGTATAGGAATTGCATGTTCTGTTGAATCCCCCACAAACAGAAAGGATATCAATGATGTTGCATCTGAATTGCAATCCATTAAGCGCAATCTTCTCGGCTAGAACCTTTCAAATTATTAATGTTTTATGATGGCTAATAAATTGTTGTATGGATCTTGTATTCTGATCCgttttgtttttgaattgtCTCTCTAAGTCTTGTTGCTACCATTTATGGTGGTTCTTGAAATTTGCATGTTAATGtactaaaaagaataaaaaatagtaCTAATACTTAATGTGTAAATCTGTAATCCTAAATTGAATCAATGAATCAAGTTAGAGGTGTCATCAGCTTGATCAGTTGTACTACATCAACCCGACGTTCATTGGGTGATGTTGTGATCCTGAATTTTATCAAGTGAGCATGAAATTGATATTGAGTATGTATTTTTGTGTTGTGTGTGATTTTTGTGTTTCTGCTACAGTTGCTGAGGAAATCATTAAAAACAAACAGTAATATTAG contains these protein-coding regions:
- the LOC112177731 gene encoding LOW QUALITY PROTEIN: probable LRR receptor-like serine/threonine-protein kinase At3g47570 (The sequence of the model RefSeq protein was modified relative to this genomic sequence to represent the inferred CDS: inserted 1 base in 1 codon) codes for the protein MQLNHPRLEGNETDRLALLAIKAQIQHDPNRVTSSWNETLHFCLWHGVTCSRRHRQRVTKLELGPLALVGSISPHIGNLSFLRELNLKNNSFTHQIPPQIGHLHRLQVLHLHNNSFTGTIPANISNCFKLLSLFLSRNNLVGKIPPKLSSLSKLQNFTVQFNNLTGEIPPSLGNLSSLEAFSTLSNNLEGSIPSSLCQLRKLTIFSIAKNRLSGIIPSCMYNLSGIIQFEVSVNQIQGSLPPNLSNGFPNLQIFSIFQNQFTGAIPWSISNATNLVSFLCSSNKLTGQVPNFRNLHNLMVVGFYDNNLGSGKNGDLSFVSELINATQLSRLSFDNNNFGGTLPTSVFNLSANLLGLSLGGNHLQGSIPPGLGNLVNLLALSMEANNFTGSIPTDIGKASRLVEIYLHGNKLSGSIPSSLGNLTKLNILYLQGNNLNGSIPSILGECHELIELDLSQNNLEQRIPQQLLIGLLFLSISLNLSTNHFTGSLPVEIGKLKNLAALDVSDNMLSGQLPSSLGSCESLDVLHLQGNFLEGLIPSSMKELRGIRDLDLSLNNLSGDVPQFFEGFGSLVNLNLSFNQFSGAVPTGGVFKTASATSVVGNARLCGGIANLRLPVCKSNGGGLSRRMKVMISLVSGFTLFGLTIVLSFFFLRKKRKETKLSTLGNPVLQVSYATLLKATDGFSSANLIGVGAFGSVYKGILADDRVVVAVKVLNMLHRGASKSFMAECEALRNIRHRNLIKILTACSSIXFGGNDFMALVYEFMDNGSLEEWLHPSTGSGEVTEAPKILSLIQRIDIAIDVASALDYLHNHCETPIIHCDVKPSNVLLDGDLTGRVSDFGLSKFLSEPTMSVSGNQSSSIGLRGSIGHAAPEYGMGSEVSTHGDVYSFGILLLEMFTGKRPTDHMFNDGLNLHNYVKTALPELVSEISISLVLQEGTTNVAEAHRHSRLSVRAQKIEECLTLILGIGIACSVESPTNRKDINDVASELQSIKRNLLG